The sequence below is a genomic window from Cedecea neteri.
CGGACTGCATCAGCAAGATCCCCGCCGATGATGTGGCTCCCGCCGCACCGCGCACCCTTGAAGAATGGCAGAAAATGCTGCCGAACACCTGGCTGACTATCGACCAGCTTAACGTCACGCCGTGGCTGCAGTATGCGGGCGCGCTGCATCTCTCGCTCACCCCGCAGCAGCAACAGCTGGATTATCAGGGGAAATTGCTCACGCTTTCCGCCACGCTTAAAGGGCAAAACCTGAAAATTAGCGACCTGAAAGTCGGGGCATTCGAAGGGCTTCCGCCGCTCGAGCTGGTGGGTGACTTAACGCTCCCGCTGGTGCCGGATGGCCTGCCGACGGACGGGCAAGTGGCCACGCAGGTGCAAATTCCGCAGGAGCCGGACAGACTGCACGTGGCCCTGAACTGGCACACTAATGCCGGCAACCTGACGGTGAAAAAATTATCAGGCGACGAGGCCCCGCTGCTGAGCATTCCCTGGCGCCTGAGCGAAAACACCCTTGAGATTAACGCCGGGCAGTGGCGCTGGCCTTATGAAGGTTTCCCGCTGGGTGGCGGGGTGTCGCTGAAGGTGGATAACTGGCAGAGCGGGCTGGATAACGCCATCTTCACCGGGCGGCTGAACGTGTTGACTCAGGGTGAAGCCGGGAAGGGCAACGCCGTGCTTAACATCGGCCCCGGCAAACTCAGCCTGACCGACAGCGCTTTGCCGCTGCAGCTCACCGGAGAGGCGAAGCAGGACCAGCTGATTTTCTATGCAGTGCTGCCCGGTGAACTGACGGGCGCCTTGACCGACCCGACGCTGCTGTTCCATCCGGGGGCCTTGCTGCGGTCCCGTGGCCGCCTGATTGAAACGCTGAATATTGACGATGTGCGCTGGCCGCTGGCCGGGGTGCGAGTCTCCAGTAAAGGCATCGACGGCAGGCTGCAGGCGATCTTACGTGCCCACGACAATGAAATGGGCGCTGTGGAACTGCATCTGGACGGTAAAGCCAATGACTTCCTGCCGGACGCCGGGCTGTGGCAATGGCGCTACTGGGGCAAAGGCAGCTTTACGCCGATGCAGGCGAAATGGGACGTTCGCGGCGTGGGCGAATGGCGTGACAGCGCCATTGAACTGAGTTCGCTGTCCACCGGTTTCGACAAGCTTGAATACGGCTCGATGCTGATGTCGAAGCCTCGTCTTAGCCTGGACAACCCGCTGCGCTGGGAGCGGAACGAACAAAAAGAGGTCTTCACAGGCAATTTCTCCCTGGACGCGGGGGCGACCACTTTTAGCGGCGGCAGCACCTTGCCGCCCTCGACGCTTAAATTTAGCGTGGATGGGCAAAACCCGACCGCTTTCCTGTTCAAAGGCAATTTGCACGCCGGGAAGATTGGCCCGGTGCGAGTGGTCGGGCGCTGGGACGGGGAGCGCCTGAGAGGCAACGCGTGGTGGCCAAAACAGACGCTCACCGTGTTCCAGCCGCTGCTGCCTCCTGACTGGAAAATGGATTTGAAAGGGGGCGATCTCTACGCCCAGGTGGCCTTCTCCGCGGCG
It includes:
- a CDS encoding YdbH family protein, whose translation is MKGKYKAALALILALILLPLSLLLTVAYWLPTLAGIWLPQGTRIALEASPRLHNGAIIIPDLRYLAGECELASLKDASLSHQSRWRLHLAELNLNPDCISKIPADDVAPAAPRTLEEWQKMLPNTWLTIDQLNVTPWLQYAGALHLSLTPQQQQLDYQGKLLTLSATLKGQNLKISDLKVGAFEGLPPLELVGDLTLPLVPDGLPTDGQVATQVQIPQEPDRLHVALNWHTNAGNLTVKKLSGDEAPLLSIPWRLSENTLEINAGQWRWPYEGFPLGGGVSLKVDNWQSGLDNAIFTGRLNVLTQGEAGKGNAVLNIGPGKLSLTDSALPLQLTGEAKQDQLIFYAVLPGELTGALTDPTLLFHPGALLRSRGRLIETLNIDDVRWPLAGVRVSSKGIDGRLQAILRAHDNEMGAVELHLDGKANDFLPDAGLWQWRYWGKGSFTPMQAKWDVRGVGEWRDSAIELSSLSTGFDKLEYGSMLMSKPRLSLDNPLRWERNEQKEVFTGNFSLDAGATTFSGGSTLPPSTLKFSVDGQNPTAFLFKGNLHAGKIGPVRVVGRWDGERLRGNAWWPKQTLTVFQPLLPPDWKMDLKGGDLYAQVAFSAAAGQGFEAGGHGVVKSGSLWMPDNQINGVDFVLPFRFSDSTWHFGRRRPVTLRIAEVRNQIAAQNITADLEGWYPWSEQQPLLLTNVNADVLGGKISMQQLRMPQRDAALVRLQGLSSSQLVTAINPKQFSMSGRFNGALPLWLNHPQWIIKDGWLTNPGPMTFRMDKDMADAIVDNNMAAGAAINWLRYMEISRSWTQIDLDNLGVVRMRSSVTGISHVEGKTNTVNLNYTHQENLFTLWRSLRFGDNLQTWLEENAALPKARCTQPGEACEEPK